The following coding sequences lie in one Hyalangium ruber genomic window:
- a CDS encoding class I SAM-dependent methyltransferase — protein MSAHIPEGEVHPPKSHPPEERAEAWSSAAEAYDDFAEGATRHFAEDAVRLVRLRPGSRVLDVAAGTGVFTFAAARRGAEVLATDFSAGMIEAIGRKCAAQGLTTVKTAVMDGQALTVEDASFDVAASLFGLMFFPEHDRGLRELLRVLKPGGQAVVTTWAPPSRGEMFRLIGSAVMKALPNLPPPSKPPHWAALGDADDLRRRLLSVGFARAHVVSVTHVWTFESPEWLEQRLSSMSPASAGLFEAMNAAQRETFRRALIDDLRERQGEGPFAVTNEGLIAVGTKSSGT, from the coding sequence GTGAGCGCCCATATCCCTGAAGGTGAAGTCCACCCCCCGAAGTCACATCCTCCCGAGGAACGAGCGGAAGCCTGGAGCAGCGCCGCGGAGGCCTATGATGACTTCGCCGAGGGAGCCACCCGCCACTTCGCCGAGGACGCGGTGCGCCTAGTGCGTTTACGCCCGGGCTCTCGCGTCCTCGACGTCGCCGCCGGCACGGGGGTCTTCACCTTCGCGGCCGCGCGCCGCGGCGCCGAGGTACTCGCCACGGACTTTTCCGCCGGGATGATCGAGGCGATCGGGCGCAAGTGCGCGGCTCAGGGACTCACCACGGTGAAGACCGCGGTCATGGACGGGCAGGCCCTCACGGTGGAGGACGCCTCCTTCGACGTCGCGGCATCCCTCTTTGGGCTCATGTTCTTCCCCGAGCACGACCGGGGTCTGAGGGAGTTGCTGCGCGTTCTGAAGCCCGGCGGACAAGCGGTGGTTACCACGTGGGCGCCGCCGAGCCGGGGAGAGATGTTCCGGCTCATTGGAAGCGCGGTGATGAAGGCTCTTCCCAACCTGCCCCCTCCGAGCAAGCCACCGCATTGGGCGGCGCTCGGGGATGCCGATGACCTGCGGCGGCGCTTGCTCTCCGTGGGGTTCGCACGGGCCCATGTGGTGTCGGTGACGCACGTGTGGACCTTCGAGAGCCCGGAGTGGTTGGAGCAACGCCTGTCCTCGATGTCGCCAGCGTCGGCCGGGCTCTTCGAGGCGATGAACGCCGCACAGCGGGAGACCTTCCGCCGGGCGCTCATCGATGATCTACGGGAGAGACAGGGCGAGGGCCCCTTCGCGGTGACCAATGAAGGGCTCATCGCGGTGGGCACGAAATCCTCCGGGACCTGA
- a CDS encoding cytochrome P450, producing the protein MMGMPMEVTDPYGLLSPERRQNPYPFYARLLREAPVHFSEPWGAWVVTRHADVNAGFRDMRLSSVRTGMFSQGMSEEVVRKLAPMNRNMASWLLFHDAPSHTRLRSLINKAFTPRMVEALRPRIQALVEELLDARRSKEQMEVISELANSLPVIVIGEMLGLPREDRYRLKQWSDKLASLIGTGRPTLAEVEGALGAILEFEDYFRPLLAQRRTQPGSDLLSALVQAEEHGNLLSEQEVLSTCTLVLFAGHETTTNLIGNGLLALLRHPEQWELLRGAPELLPDAVEELLRYDSPVQFTNRVAAVDLELGGHTFRKGDRVMLMIAAANRDPVQFSNPDRLDVRRKELRHQSFGMGPHYCVGAALARVEAQETFAALLRRFPRIQVAPGAVPEWADNVGFRGLLSLPVVLDPAT; encoded by the coding sequence ATGATGGGCATGCCGATGGAAGTGACCGATCCCTACGGGCTGCTGAGCCCCGAGCGGAGGCAGAACCCCTACCCCTTCTACGCCCGGCTGCTGCGGGAGGCGCCCGTACACTTCAGCGAGCCATGGGGAGCCTGGGTGGTGACGCGCCACGCGGATGTGAATGCGGGCTTCCGCGACATGCGCCTGTCCTCGGTCCGCACGGGCATGTTCTCCCAGGGGATGTCCGAGGAGGTCGTCCGGAAGCTGGCGCCGATGAACCGCAACATGGCCTCCTGGCTGCTCTTCCATGATGCGCCCTCGCACACGCGCCTGCGCTCGCTCATCAACAAGGCCTTCACGCCGCGCATGGTGGAGGCGCTGCGTCCCCGCATCCAGGCGCTGGTGGAGGAGCTGCTGGACGCGAGGAGGAGCAAGGAGCAAATGGAGGTCATCTCCGAGCTTGCCAACTCGCTGCCCGTCATCGTCATTGGCGAGATGTTGGGGTTGCCGCGGGAGGACCGGTACCGGCTCAAGCAGTGGTCGGACAAGCTGGCCAGCCTCATCGGCACGGGCCGTCCGACGCTGGCGGAGGTGGAGGGGGCATTGGGAGCCATCCTCGAATTCGAGGACTACTTCCGGCCGCTCCTCGCCCAGCGGCGAACCCAGCCGGGCAGTGACCTGTTGAGCGCGCTGGTACAGGCGGAGGAGCACGGCAACCTGCTGAGCGAACAGGAGGTGCTGTCCACCTGCACCCTGGTGCTCTTCGCGGGACATGAGACGACCACGAACTTGATTGGCAACGGGCTGCTGGCGCTGCTGCGCCACCCAGAGCAGTGGGAGCTGCTGCGGGGCGCGCCGGAGCTGCTGCCGGACGCGGTGGAGGAGCTGCTGCGCTACGACTCGCCGGTGCAGTTCACGAACCGCGTGGCGGCCGTGGACCTGGAGCTCGGAGGCCACACCTTCCGGAAGGGGGACCGGGTGATGCTGATGATCGCGGCGGCGAACCGGGATCCGGTGCAGTTCTCGAATCCGGACCGGCTGGACGTGCGGCGCAAGGAGCTGCGACACCAGAGCTTCGGCATGGGCCCGCACTACTGCGTGGGAGCGGCGCTGGCACGCGTGGAGGCACAGGAGACGTTCGCTGCGTTGCTGCGCCGCTTCCCACGAATTCAGGTGGCGCCAGGGGCCGTGCCAGAGTGGGCGGACAACGTGGGCTTCCGCGGGCTCCTGTCTCTGCCGGTGGTCCTCGATCCCGCGACCTGA
- a CDS encoding outer membrane beta-barrel protein: MIRRGIQIAALALGLGVAGTAVAQNNNKQGDLNVFLKGGVSDYTGDLGDDVSTGPAWGLAVNVQPTRILGFELGYDGSKNDVNNDLLPDASFTRHGGTGLVKLAPPLLEKVKPFVGAGLGVSYISVDGGAGLYDSDIVEEVPVAAGIEFNSGAVTAGLRATYRLLVDENVANDVSLGNPQGGLFDASFTLGGRF, translated from the coding sequence ATGATTCGGAGAGGGATCCAGATCGCGGCGCTGGCATTGGGGTTGGGCGTGGCGGGAACAGCCGTCGCCCAGAACAACAACAAGCAGGGGGATCTCAACGTATTCCTCAAAGGCGGCGTGAGTGACTACACGGGCGACCTGGGGGACGACGTGAGCACGGGGCCCGCGTGGGGTCTGGCGGTGAACGTGCAGCCCACGCGCATCCTGGGCTTCGAGCTGGGCTACGACGGCTCGAAGAACGACGTGAACAATGACCTGCTGCCGGATGCCTCGTTCACGCGGCACGGCGGCACGGGCCTGGTGAAGCTGGCTCCGCCGCTCCTTGAGAAGGTGAAGCCCTTCGTGGGCGCGGGCCTGGGCGTCTCGTACATCTCGGTGGACGGGGGCGCGGGGCTCTACGACTCGGACATCGTGGAAGAGGTGCCGGTGGCGGCGGGCATCGAGTTCAACAGCGGCGCGGTGACGGCGGGCTTGCGGGCCACGTACCGACTGCTGGTGGATGAGAACGTCGCCAACGACGTGTCGCTGGGCAACCCGCAGGGCGGCCTCTTCGACGCCTCGTTCACGCTGGGCGGCCGCTTCTAA
- the recJ gene encoding single-stranded-DNA-specific exonuclease RecJ has translation MRWLLPESVDQQVASLAGELGLHPLPARILLHRGYKTPEAASAFLSDKLADLPDPFRMKGMAPAVERLTRALRQGEKITLYGDYDVDGVCSTSLLALFLRELGARPATYIPHRIGEGYGLNIQAVERIASEGTRVLVTLDCGVSAVAEISRARDLGVDVVVVDHHTVPATLPPAVALLNPHQPGCDYPTKTLCAAGVAFNLCMGLRKRLREDGFFATRKEPNLKALMDLVAMATVADVVPLTGANRILVAHGLQELTAARRPGVRALKEVAGMEPEAPVTAGQVGFRLGPRINAAGRLHDASLGLQLLTSESTEEARRLAGVLDSANSERQGIESTILTEALKQAETRKDSRGFVLYSEGWHPGVIGIVASRVVERFHRPTVMVGVTDGVGKGSARSIEGFHLFDALNGCSDLFVRFGGHKYAAGLTIEADRLPAFREAFERIATERLTPEDLVPRCKVDAVVTPRDLDERAVEALQKLGPFGQGNPEPVLVLRRQMARPRVLTPKTGYGSAHLKLALVDAPEVDAIGFGMGDRLSLVEGPVDLAFQVGMDTFRGQRRVSLRLKDLRIAA, from the coding sequence GTGCGGTGGTTGTTACCCGAGTCGGTGGATCAGCAGGTGGCTTCCCTTGCCGGGGAGCTGGGCCTTCACCCGCTGCCTGCCCGCATCCTCCTTCATCGCGGGTACAAAACCCCCGAGGCCGCCTCGGCCTTCCTCTCGGACAAGCTGGCCGACCTGCCGGATCCCTTCCGCATGAAGGGCATGGCCCCCGCCGTCGAGCGCCTCACCCGGGCGCTCCGCCAGGGCGAGAAGATCACCCTCTACGGTGACTATGACGTCGACGGGGTGTGCTCCACCTCGCTGCTGGCCCTGTTCCTGCGCGAGCTGGGCGCCCGACCCGCCACGTATATCCCACACCGGATCGGGGAGGGTTACGGCCTCAACATCCAGGCCGTGGAGCGCATCGCCTCCGAGGGAACCCGGGTGCTGGTGACGCTGGATTGTGGCGTCTCCGCCGTGGCCGAGATCTCCCGCGCGAGAGACTTGGGCGTCGACGTCGTCGTCGTGGATCACCACACGGTACCTGCCACGTTGCCTCCCGCCGTGGCCTTGCTCAACCCGCACCAGCCCGGCTGCGACTACCCCACCAAGACGCTGTGCGCCGCGGGCGTGGCCTTCAACCTCTGCATGGGCCTGCGCAAGCGCCTGCGCGAGGACGGCTTCTTCGCCACCCGCAAGGAGCCCAACCTCAAGGCCCTGATGGACCTGGTGGCCATGGCCACCGTGGCCGATGTGGTGCCCCTGACTGGCGCCAATCGAATCCTCGTCGCCCATGGGCTGCAGGAACTCACCGCTGCCCGCCGCCCCGGCGTTCGCGCCCTCAAGGAGGTCGCGGGCATGGAGCCGGAGGCCCCCGTCACCGCCGGTCAGGTGGGCTTCCGCCTCGGGCCTCGCATCAACGCCGCTGGCCGCCTGCATGACGCGTCGCTCGGGCTCCAGTTGCTCACCTCCGAGTCGACCGAGGAGGCCCGGCGCCTAGCGGGGGTGCTCGACAGCGCCAACTCCGAGCGCCAGGGCATCGAGAGCACCATTCTCACCGAGGCCCTCAAGCAGGCCGAGACCCGCAAGGACTCGCGCGGCTTCGTCCTCTACTCCGAGGGGTGGCACCCGGGCGTCATCGGCATCGTCGCCTCGCGCGTGGTGGAGCGCTTCCACCGCCCCACCGTCATGGTCGGTGTCACCGACGGGGTGGGGAAGGGCTCGGCGCGCAGCATCGAGGGCTTCCACTTGTTCGACGCGCTCAACGGGTGCTCGGACCTGTTCGTGCGCTTCGGCGGCCACAAGTACGCCGCTGGCCTCACCATCGAGGCGGACCGGCTGCCTGCCTTCCGCGAGGCCTTCGAGCGCATCGCCACCGAGCGCCTCACCCCCGAGGACCTGGTCCCCCGCTGCAAGGTGGACGCGGTGGTGACTCCCAGGGACCTGGACGAGCGCGCGGTGGAGGCGCTGCAGAAGCTGGGGCCCTTCGGCCAGGGCAACCCCGAGCCGGTGCTCGTGCTGCGCCGGCAGATGGCCCGCCCCCGCGTGCTGACGCCCAAGACGGGCTATGGCTCGGCCCATCTGAAGCTGGCTCTCGTGGATGCTCCCGAGGTGGACGCCATCGGCTTCGGCATGGGCGATCGGCTCTCGCTCGTCGAGGGGCCCGTGGACCTGGCCTTCCAGGTCGGCATGGATACCTTCCGGGGCCAGCGCCGCGTGTCCCTGCGGCTCAAGGACCTACGCATCGCCGCGTAA
- a CDS encoding FUSC family protein, giving the protein MLRGEGLRTSYWWNRFVASDPDLARLKMGLRAVLGMGLSLGAITVAGRLLHQPTALGLVGVNVGMMAAISVQDPLLPQQRVTQLCMPLVAAVAVCLGALSSAHEVASALLFLGVIFLAVFARRFGPRGMALGMITFMTFFFALFFHASVAQLPWMLASIGIGGAIAYAVRFWLVPDGSNASLRRTFTIFRRTLPLLLADLSSALQVSGSRRWEWIIRHSLRRLHDGAMEVERNIEQADPATLAPGLRKEELREHLLELELSAERLASTLYRLLDWDTLSPEDCQNLRAKLATARRQVRDNHAPSPSLSGPAASATTAVEAALVEFQRVYARPLRSSSGVPLAAATEQPPKESEKPVLEGLHPSTRQAIQATVASGLAIIVGHMVSSTRWYWAVIAAFVVFNRASTQGDILLNAWQRILGTVVGVVAGLLVATAVSGHPNLELLLIFGCVFLSFYMMRVSYAWMAFWLTTLMAALYSLLGRYSPDLLYLRLWETLVGAGFGALVSVVLFPSRTGVRVRKAAAETLRDVASFLDAAATLPRQNGGAAIVERVRKIDAKLREVREAARPLSTRVSLVERETLRLVHALASVVFFARQLAHACSRRQADAERVHQLEVQLAESARSLAATLEGEQSGAALAPTEPPQVTPERLPRSEHGDTRTSPLVLHWLKRMDDALVEIRELLSVIGPRRLAR; this is encoded by the coding sequence ATGCTCCGGGGTGAAGGCCTGCGCACATCGTATTGGTGGAACCGGTTCGTCGCCTCGGACCCGGACCTGGCCCGGCTGAAGATGGGACTGCGCGCGGTATTGGGGATGGGCCTGAGCCTCGGGGCGATCACCGTGGCGGGCCGGCTCCTCCACCAACCCACCGCCCTCGGGCTGGTGGGGGTGAACGTGGGGATGATGGCGGCGATCAGCGTGCAGGACCCGCTGCTCCCTCAGCAGCGCGTGACCCAGCTCTGCATGCCGCTCGTCGCCGCGGTAGCGGTGTGCCTGGGCGCCTTGTCCTCGGCGCACGAGGTGGCGAGCGCGCTCCTGTTCCTGGGAGTGATCTTCCTGGCGGTGTTCGCCCGGCGCTTCGGCCCTCGTGGAATGGCGCTGGGGATGATCACCTTCATGACTTTCTTCTTCGCGCTCTTCTTCCACGCGAGCGTCGCGCAACTTCCCTGGATGCTCGCCAGCATCGGCATCGGAGGCGCGATCGCCTATGCGGTCCGGTTCTGGCTCGTCCCGGATGGCTCCAACGCCTCCCTTCGCCGCACGTTCACCATCTTCCGGCGCACGCTCCCTTTGCTGCTGGCCGATCTCTCCAGCGCGCTCCAGGTGTCGGGCAGCCGTCGCTGGGAGTGGATCATCCGGCACTCGCTGCGGCGGCTTCACGATGGAGCGATGGAAGTGGAACGGAACATCGAACAGGCGGACCCGGCCACCCTCGCGCCCGGACTCCGGAAGGAGGAGCTGCGAGAACACCTGCTCGAGCTGGAACTCTCCGCTGAGCGGCTCGCGTCCACCCTCTACAGGCTCCTGGACTGGGACACCCTCTCGCCCGAGGACTGCCAGAACCTCCGTGCGAAGCTGGCCACGGCCCGGCGCCAGGTGCGAGACAACCACGCGCCCTCCCCTTCTCTTTCCGGTCCCGCTGCTTCCGCCACCACCGCGGTCGAAGCCGCGCTGGTCGAGTTCCAGCGCGTATACGCGCGGCCTCTGCGCTCCTCTTCCGGTGTGCCTCTGGCCGCCGCGACCGAGCAACCTCCAAAGGAGAGCGAGAAGCCCGTCCTGGAGGGGCTCCACCCCAGCACCCGTCAAGCCATCCAGGCGACCGTGGCCTCCGGGCTCGCCATCATCGTGGGGCACATGGTCTCCAGCACGCGCTGGTACTGGGCGGTCATCGCCGCGTTCGTGGTCTTCAACCGCGCCTCCACCCAGGGGGACATCCTGCTGAACGCGTGGCAGCGCATCCTGGGGACCGTGGTGGGCGTGGTGGCCGGCCTGCTCGTGGCCACGGCGGTAAGCGGCCACCCCAACCTCGAACTCCTGCTCATCTTCGGCTGTGTCTTCCTGAGCTTCTACATGATGCGCGTCTCCTACGCGTGGATGGCCTTCTGGCTCACCACGCTCATGGCGGCGCTCTACAGCCTGCTGGGCCGCTACAGCCCGGACCTGCTGTACCTGCGGCTCTGGGAGACGCTGGTGGGCGCCGGCTTCGGCGCGCTGGTCTCGGTGGTGCTCTTTCCCTCTCGTACGGGCGTCCGCGTCCGAAAGGCCGCCGCGGAGACCTTACGAGACGTCGCCTCCTTCCTCGATGCCGCCGCGACCCTACCCAGGCAGAACGGGGGCGCCGCGATCGTGGAGCGGGTACGGAAGATCGACGCGAAGCTGCGCGAAGTGCGCGAGGCCGCCCGCCCACTCAGCACACGTGTCTCACTGGTGGAGCGGGAAACGCTCCGGCTGGTGCATGCCCTGGCCTCGGTCGTCTTCTTCGCGAGGCAGCTCGCCCACGCCTGCTCACGGCGCCAGGCAGACGCGGAGCGGGTCCACCAGTTGGAGGTTCAACTGGCGGAGAGCGCACGCAGCCTGGCCGCGACGCTCGAGGGCGAGCAATCCGGTGCGGCGCTAGCGCCTACCGAGCCTCCCCAGGTCACCCCCGAACGCCTGCCTCGAAGCGAGCACGGAGACACGAGGACCTCCCCGCTGGTGCTCCACTGGCTCAAGCGAATGGATGATGCGCTCGTCGAGATCCGCGAGTTGCTGAGCGTCATCGGCCCCCGGCGCCTGGCGCGCTGA